One part of the Longimicrobiaceae bacterium genome encodes these proteins:
- a CDS encoding serine hydrolase — IRAAVEAGTIPGAALAVGRRGGLVRLRGYGRTGGGGGAVDATETLYDVASLTKVAATTAAVMALADEGRLRLDAPVRRYLPGFTGKWKGSVTVRQLLTHTAGLPAGEWLYGSTRSPETALRRSMRAPLVRPPGQAMVYSDFGFILLGALVEAAAGEPLDRYLARRVYAPLGMESTLFIPPDVLRPVTVPTAQRSEREYTLAGTVHDANAFRLGGVAGHAGLFSTAADLAVFAQTLLNGGSYGTHRVYSPETVRGFTAARARPGNRALGWDVPAQRSSAGSYFSTRSYGHTGFTGTSLWIDPERDLFVVLLTNRTYDNASPRAMLELRERVHDAVARSIGDATVRPRPGSPAAIEEERKARAERERIRRQKQRPKPRPRPGRRRGDGAGGAQ, encoded by the coding sequence GATCCGCGCCGCGGTGGAGGCGGGGACCATCCCCGGCGCGGCGCTGGCGGTGGGCCGCAGGGGCGGGCTGGTGCGGCTGCGGGGGTACGGGCGGACGGGCGGCGGCGGGGGGGCGGTGGACGCAACCGAGACGCTGTACGACGTCGCCTCGCTCACCAAGGTGGCCGCGACCACGGCCGCGGTGATGGCGCTGGCGGACGAGGGACGGCTCCGCCTGGACGCGCCGGTGCGCCGCTACCTCCCCGGCTTCACCGGGAAGTGGAAGGGGAGCGTGACGGTGCGCCAGCTCCTGACGCACACCGCGGGGCTCCCCGCGGGCGAGTGGCTGTACGGCAGCACCCGCTCCCCCGAGACCGCGCTGCGCCGCTCCATGCGCGCCCCGCTGGTGCGCCCCCCGGGACAGGCGATGGTGTACAGCGACTTCGGCTTCATCCTCCTGGGCGCCCTGGTGGAGGCGGCGGCCGGGGAGCCGCTGGACCGGTACCTCGCCCGCCGGGTGTACGCGCCCCTGGGGATGGAGTCCACCCTCTTCATCCCGCCCGACGTGCTCCGCCCGGTGACGGTCCCCACGGCGCAGCGCTCCGAGCGGGAGTACACGCTGGCCGGGACGGTGCACGACGCCAACGCCTTCCGCCTGGGCGGGGTCGCGGGGCACGCTGGCCTCTTCTCCACCGCGGCCGACCTGGCCGTGTTCGCGCAGACGCTGCTGAACGGTGGGAGCTACGGCACGCACCGGGTCTACTCGCCGGAGACGGTGCGCGGCTTCACCGCGGCGCGCGCCCGACCGGGGAACCGCGCCCTGGGATGGGACGTCCCCGCGCAGCGCAGCTCCGCCGGAAGCTACTTCTCCACGCGCTCGTACGGCCACACCGGCTTCACCGGCACCTCGCTCTGGATCGACCCGGAGCGCGACCTGTTCGTGGTGCTGCTCACCAACCGCACCTACGACAACGCCTCGCCGCGCGCGATGCTGGAGCTGCGCGAGCGGGTGCACGACGCCGTCGCGCGCTCCATCGGCGACGCGACGGTCCGCCCGCGCCCGGGGAGCCCCGCCGCCATCGAGGAAGAGCGGAAGGCCAGGGCCGAGCGGGAGCGCATCCGGCGGCAGAAGCAGCGTCCCAAGCCCCGGCCGCGGCCGGGGCGGCGGCGGGGTGACGGGGCGGGCGGGGCTCAGTAG
- a CDS encoding adenine phosphoribosyltransferase: MEHLRELVRDIPDFPIPGILFRDVTPLLRDPGGLREVVDRFAAEYREAGIDAVAGIESRGFVFGAPVAMALGVGFVPIRKPGRLPHDKVSREYALEYGTSVLEMHADAVRPGERVLVVDDLLATGGTARAGAHLVEALGATVAACAFVIELEFLEGRRALEGYEVLSLIRY; encoded by the coding sequence GTGGAGCACCTGAGAGAGCTGGTCCGCGACATCCCCGACTTCCCCATCCCCGGGATCCTCTTCCGCGACGTGACCCCGCTCCTGCGCGACCCCGGGGGGCTGCGCGAGGTGGTGGACCGCTTCGCGGCGGAGTACCGGGAGGCCGGGATCGACGCGGTGGCGGGGATCGAGTCGCGCGGGTTCGTCTTCGGCGCGCCCGTGGCGATGGCGCTGGGCGTGGGCTTCGTCCCCATCCGCAAGCCGGGGCGGCTGCCGCACGACAAGGTGAGCCGCGAGTACGCGCTGGAGTACGGGACCAGCGTCCTGGAGATGCACGCCGACGCGGTGCGGCCGGGGGAGCGGGTGCTGGTGGTGGACGACCTGCTCGCCACCGGCGGCACGGCCCGTGCCGGCGCGCACCTGGTGGAGGCGCTCGGCGCGACGGTGGCCGCATGTGCGTTCGTGATCGAGCTGGAGTTCCTGGAGGGACGCAGGGCGCTGGAGGGCTACGAGGTGCTGTCGCTGATCCGCTACTGA
- a CDS encoding rod shape-determining protein, which translates to MADIAIDLGTANTLIQVKGQGIVMNEPSVVAVERRTRRVRAIGLEAKRMLGRTPEGTVAIRPMRDGVIADVDMAELMLRHFLQTILPRGLFRARPRVVVGVPSGITEMERRAVRTAVSQAGAKSVYLLSEPMAAAIGVGLPVTSPRGSMVVNIGGGTSEIGVIALSGIVADASIRVGGNEMDEAIVAFMRKGYNLLVGEATAEAIKIQVGSASPTVEPREMDVNGRDLISGIPKTIRIHSDEIRECIQEPIQAIVGAVRRALEVTPPELASDIVDEGIVMTGGGAQLRGLDRVLQQDTSLHIHVDDEPLTCVVRGAGMVLDDWNAYRGVLSE; encoded by the coding sequence GTGGCCGACATCGCGATCGACCTGGGAACCGCCAACACCCTGATCCAGGTCAAGGGCCAGGGGATCGTCATGAACGAGCCCTCCGTGGTGGCCGTGGAGCGCCGCACCCGCCGGGTGCGCGCCATCGGGCTGGAAGCGAAGCGCATGCTCGGCCGCACGCCGGAAGGGACGGTCGCCATCCGCCCCATGCGCGACGGCGTCATCGCCGACGTGGACATGGCCGAGCTGATGCTCCGCCACTTCCTCCAGACGATCCTCCCCCGCGGCCTCTTCCGCGCCAGGCCGCGCGTGGTGGTGGGCGTCCCCTCCGGGATCACCGAGATGGAGCGCCGCGCCGTCCGCACCGCCGTCTCCCAGGCGGGCGCGAAGTCGGTGTACCTCCTCTCCGAGCCGATGGCCGCCGCGATCGGCGTGGGGCTCCCCGTCACCTCGCCCCGGGGGAGCATGGTGGTGAACATCGGCGGGGGGACCAGCGAGATCGGCGTCATCGCCCTGTCGGGGATCGTCGCCGACGCCTCCATCCGCGTGGGCGGCAACGAGATGGACGAGGCGATCGTCGCCTTCATGCGGAAGGGCTACAACCTGCTGGTGGGCGAGGCCACCGCGGAGGCCATCAAGATCCAGGTGGGCTCCGCCTCGCCCACCGTGGAGCCGCGGGAGATGGACGTCAACGGGCGCGACCTGATCTCCGGCATCCCCAAGACCATCCGCATCCACTCGGACGAGATCCGGGAGTGCATCCAGGAGCCGATCCAGGCCATCGTGGGGGCGGTCCGGCGGGCGCTGGAGGTGACCCCGCCCGAGCTGGCCTCCGACATCGTGGACGAGGGGATCGTCATGACCGGCGGCGGAGCGCAGCTACGCGGGCTGGACCGCGTCCTCCAGCAGGACACCAGCCTCCACATCCACGTGGACGACGAGCCGCTCACCTGCGTGGTCCGCGGTGCCGGGATGGTGCTGGACGACTGGAACGCCTACCGCGGCGTCCTTTCCGAATAG
- the apaG gene encoding Co2+/Mg2+ efflux protein ApaG, with protein sequence MFHRTTEGMRITAQPYFLRDHSDPEEERYVFAYHVRIENTGDAPAQLLWRHWYIHDPVGGDTEVEGEGVVGEMPLIGPGEAHEYQSFCMLQGPSGHMDGYYEFRRPDGSRFRAAIPRFLFRVYEA encoded by the coding sequence ATGTTCCACCGCACGACGGAGGGGATGCGGATCACCGCCCAGCCGTACTTTCTCCGCGACCACTCGGACCCGGAGGAGGAGCGGTACGTGTTCGCGTACCACGTCCGCATCGAGAACACCGGCGACGCGCCGGCGCAGCTCCTCTGGCGGCACTGGTACATCCACGACCCGGTGGGCGGCGACACGGAGGTGGAGGGTGAGGGCGTGGTGGGTGAGATGCCGCTGATCGGCCCGGGAGAGGCGCACGAGTACCAGAGCTTCTGCATGCTGCAGGGCCCCTCCGGCCACATGGACGGCTACTACGAGTTCCGCCGCCCGGACGGATCTAGGTTCCGCGCGGCGATCCCGCGCTTCCTGTTCCGGGTGTACGAGGCGTAG